The proteins below are encoded in one region of Geobacter sp.:
- a CDS encoding aminotransferase class I/II-fold pyridoxal phosphate-dependent enzyme, with translation MSTELTSTDNTIPLYERVATEMTDLIELGTFRAGDKVPSIRQLSRQFNVSINTVMQAYALLEDRRMIEARPQSGYYVRVRAPEINEPVLPKRPLITPATVTISDLCQQVIRNMMNHDLLPLGSVIPNPANLPVDKLNRMMASELRRFREQSISYLTPPGYRRLRVQVAQRLLTAGIGTRPDDVLITSGCVEAVLLALRATCRAGDTVAVESPFYFNFLQLIAELGLKALEIPSTPREGISIEALRYAIEHSSISACLVIPNFGNPLGSLIPDERKKELVELLARHEIPLIEDDIYGDIFFGNERPLAAKSFDRKGLVIYCSSFSKTLAPGYRVGWAVGGRFQPEMERLKMMVNLATSSPPQLALAEFMASGGYDHHLRSLRRIQARNISLMADAVARDFPAGTRMTRPMGGFILWVEMPEGTDALALYQRAMEQQISTAPGPLFSLSGKYRNFIRLSAAYWDDKIAQGIKTLGQLAREVRDNQPP, from the coding sequence ATGAGCACGGAACTGACCAGCACGGACAATACGATCCCCCTCTACGAGCGGGTTGCTACGGAGATGACCGATCTCATCGAACTGGGAACCTTTCGGGCCGGCGACAAGGTCCCCTCCATCCGGCAGCTCAGCCGGCAGTTCAACGTCAGCATCAACACGGTGATGCAGGCCTATGCCCTGCTGGAGGACCGGCGGATGATCGAGGCCCGCCCCCAATCCGGCTACTATGTGCGGGTCAGGGCGCCGGAGATCAACGAACCGGTGCTGCCCAAGCGCCCCCTGATCACTCCGGCCACGGTTACCATCAGCGACCTCTGCCAGCAGGTAATCAGAAACATGATGAACCACGACCTGCTACCGCTGGGGAGCGTTATCCCCAACCCGGCAAACCTCCCGGTGGACAAGCTGAACCGCATGATGGCCAGCGAACTGCGCAGGTTCCGGGAACAGTCCATCTCCTACCTGACCCCTCCGGGTTACCGGCGGCTGCGGGTCCAGGTTGCCCAGCGCCTGCTGACGGCAGGGATCGGCACCCGCCCCGACGACGTGCTCATCACCTCCGGCTGCGTGGAAGCGGTGCTGCTGGCGTTGCGGGCCACCTGCCGGGCCGGCGACACCGTTGCCGTGGAATCCCCCTTCTATTTCAACTTCCTGCAGTTGATCGCCGAGCTGGGGCTGAAGGCCCTGGAGATCCCCTCCACCCCGCGCGAGGGGATCAGCATCGAGGCACTCCGGTATGCCATCGAACACAGCTCCATCAGCGCCTGCCTGGTGATCCCCAATTTCGGCAACCCCCTGGGGAGCCTGATCCCGGACGAGCGGAAGAAAGAACTGGTGGAGCTCTTGGCACGCCACGAGATCCCGCTCATCGAAGACGACATCTACGGCGACATCTTCTTCGGCAACGAACGCCCCTTGGCGGCAAAGTCCTTTGACCGGAAAGGGCTGGTGATCTACTGCTCGTCGTTCTCCAAGACCCTGGCGCCCGGCTACCGCGTGGGCTGGGCCGTGGGCGGCCGTTTCCAGCCGGAAATGGAGCGGTTGAAGATGATGGTTAACCTGGCCACCTCCTCGCCACCGCAACTGGCCCTGGCCGAGTTCATGGCCTCGGGCGGCTACGACCATCACCTGCGCAGCCTGCGCCGCATCCAGGCCCGCAACATCTCCCTGATGGCCGACGCAGTTGCCCGCGATTTCCCTGCCGGCACCAGGATGACCCGGCCCATGGGAGGGTTCATCCTCTGGGTGGAGATGCCCGAAGGGACGGACGCCTTGGCGCTCTACCAGCGGGCGATGGAGCAGCAGATCAGCACCGCCCCCGGCCCGCTCTTCTCCCTCTCCGGCAAGTACCGGAACTTCATCCGCCTGTCGGCTGCATACTGGGACGACAAGATCGCGCAGGGGATCAAGACCCTCGGCCAGCTGGCCCGTGAAGTCCGGGACAACCAGCCTCCCTGA
- a CDS encoding DUF2917 domain-containing protein, whose amino-acid sequence MECTLSEGELIRLEGGRHGMILRCTSGAVWLTKGDGTDYLVTPERCFIIAKGTTALAEALHDAEILLEEPKTAHIPMAVRLSVC is encoded by the coding sequence ATGGAATGCACCCTCTCGGAAGGCGAACTGATCAGGCTTGAAGGCGGGCGTCACGGAATGATCCTGCGCTGCACTTCGGGGGCTGTCTGGCTTACAAAAGGGGATGGGACCGATTATCTCGTCACGCCGGAGCGCTGTTTCATCATCGCCAAGGGGACGACCGCCCTGGCGGAAGCGCTGCACGACGCCGAGATCCTGCTGGAAGAGCCGAAGACGGCGCATATTCCGATGGCGGTCCGACTGTCGGTCTGCTGA
- a CDS encoding peptidylprolyl isomerase: MAQARKGDRVSINYVGTLADGTIFDSTLEEDCDSEDCGDDCSTDDCGCDCHGGPMELVIGEGTLFPQIEEALIGMAPGEKKTMTIAMDDAFGDYDEAKVFIVPRTDLPDSLQPEVGDELILTNENDEDIGVVVTAVSDESVTFDTNHPLAGEDLTFEVELLSII; the protein is encoded by the coding sequence ATGGCACAAGCACGGAAAGGCGATAGAGTCTCCATCAACTACGTCGGCACGCTTGCCGACGGCACCATCTTTGATTCAACACTCGAAGAAGACTGCGACTCGGAAGACTGCGGTGATGACTGCAGCACAGACGATTGCGGCTGCGATTGTCACGGCGGTCCGATGGAGCTGGTTATCGGCGAAGGAACGCTGTTCCCCCAGATCGAGGAGGCCCTGATCGGCATGGCCCCCGGCGAAAAGAAGACAATGACCATCGCCATGGATGACGCCTTTGGCGACTACGACGAGGCAAAGGTTTTCATCGTGCCCCGTACCGACCTCCCCGACAGCCTGCAACCCGAGGTCGGCGACGAGCTGATTTTGACCAACGAGAACGACGAAGACATCGGGGTAGTGGTTACCGCGGTGAGCGACGAGAGCGTCACCTTCGACACCAATCACCCACTGGCAGGTGAAGACCTGACCTTTGAGGTGGAGCTGCTCTCCATCATCTAG
- a CDS encoding GHKL domain-containing protein encodes MAEPALVTYFASPERIEHEELIRQHALLARDEGLCTLIDAMPEFVMVVGPTREILLGNRALVDFAASQGCSDPTGLRPGELLSCENARTAPSGCGTAAACQCCGAVEAILSALSGNRSSHECHLLRTTNRGLEALDLKVWGTPFRWQGESLALVVAVDISDEKRRKVLERIFFHDILNTAGAIGGLAELLVQGIMTPDDVKETLLDAARTLVSEIRSQRELLAAENNELSVSIAPIHSRLFLESIARTYRNTPLALGRPIQLDNEICETVIFSDERLLQRVMGNLVKNALEAVQEGETVTLGCEVDGEEIAFWCNNPGVISREVRLQLFQRSFSTKEPGRGIGTYSVRLLTERYLKGRVETRSDVESGTTFTVVYPLDLRTTVEGH; translated from the coding sequence ATGGCCGAACCTGCCCTTGTCACTTACTTTGCCTCGCCGGAACGGATCGAACACGAAGAACTGATTCGCCAGCATGCCCTGCTTGCTCGGGACGAAGGGCTCTGCACGCTCATCGATGCCATGCCCGAATTCGTCATGGTCGTCGGACCGACCAGAGAGATCCTTCTGGGCAACCGCGCACTGGTCGATTTCGCTGCGTCGCAGGGGTGTAGCGATCCAACAGGACTGCGCCCCGGAGAACTCCTTTCCTGCGAGAATGCCCGGACAGCTCCTTCGGGATGTGGCACCGCCGCGGCGTGCCAGTGCTGCGGCGCCGTGGAAGCCATACTCTCTGCCCTGTCCGGCAACCGTTCCAGCCATGAATGCCATCTGCTCCGCACCACCAACCGGGGGCTGGAGGCCCTGGATCTCAAGGTATGGGGGACACCGTTCCGCTGGCAGGGCGAATCGCTGGCGTTGGTGGTGGCCGTGGATATCAGCGACGAGAAGCGGCGCAAGGTGCTGGAGCGCATCTTCTTCCACGACATCCTCAATACCGCCGGTGCCATCGGCGGTCTGGCAGAGCTTTTGGTCCAGGGGATCATGACCCCGGACGATGTGAAGGAGACGCTTCTTGATGCCGCCCGGACACTGGTAAGCGAGATCCGCAGCCAGCGGGAACTTCTTGCTGCGGAGAACAACGAGCTGTCGGTGTCTATCGCCCCGATCCATTCGCGGTTGTTCCTGGAAAGTATTGCCCGCACCTACCGCAACACCCCCCTTGCACTGGGCCGTCCCATCCAACTCGATAACGAAATCTGCGAAACGGTCATTTTCAGTGACGAGCGTCTTTTGCAGCGGGTCATGGGGAATCTGGTCAAGAATGCCCTGGAGGCGGTGCAGGAGGGGGAGACCGTGACCCTCGGCTGTGAGGTGGACGGCGAGGAGATTGCGTTCTGGTGCAACAATCCTGGTGTGATCTCCCGGGAGGTCCGGCTCCAGCTGTTTCAGCGGTCATTTTCCACCAAGGAGCCGGGCCGTGGCATCGGTACCTACAGTGTCAGGCTCCTGACCGAGCGGTATCTCAAGGGGCGCGTGGAGACCCGTTCCGACGTGGAATCCGGGACGACCTTCACCGTCGTCTACCCTCTTGACCTGCGCACCACTGTCGAAGGCCACTAG
- a CDS encoding DUF2288 family protein, with translation MTMTREKLALEVDVAEWQWLRAHGERGALLVVDRSLDLAEVGERMAADDTRSIQGWVEAHLLGRPTEEQVAAWEGQPQKNFAVLIVSPFVLMQESH, from the coding sequence ATGACGATGACCAGGGAGAAGCTCGCCCTTGAGGTGGATGTGGCAGAATGGCAATGGCTGCGTGCCCATGGGGAGCGGGGGGCGTTGCTTGTCGTGGACCGGTCGCTCGACCTGGCAGAGGTGGGGGAGCGGATGGCGGCTGACGATACCCGGTCGATCCAGGGATGGGTTGAAGCGCATCTGCTGGGAAGGCCGACGGAAGAGCAGGTGGCTGCCTGGGAAGGCCAGCCGCAGAAGAATTTTGCCGTCCTCATCGTGAGTCCGTTCGTGCTGATGCAGGAGAGCCACTGA
- a CDS encoding DUF480 domain-containing protein, with protein sequence MMKTLNEVETRVLGCLIEKDLATPEYYPLTLNALTNACNQKSNRDPVVALEEADVVRALDVLRGSGFARLSAEGIRAAKYCHSLSERFTLEPEELAVLAELMLRGPQTVGELRTRAERMRSFSGLEAVEEVLQALMERDMPLVTRLPRQTGRKEPRFAHLFSGEPEMTAEEYVAPQETARVRVAAENERIGRLEAEVAALRGEIEVLRGMLEEFRRQFE encoded by the coding sequence CTGATGAAGACTCTCAATGAAGTCGAGACGCGGGTACTCGGTTGTCTGATCGAAAAGGATCTGGCCACCCCCGAGTACTATCCGCTTACCCTGAACGCCCTGACCAATGCCTGCAACCAAAAATCCAACCGTGATCCGGTCGTGGCCCTTGAGGAGGCCGACGTGGTCCGGGCCCTGGATGTCCTGCGGGGGAGCGGATTTGCCCGGCTCTCAGCCGAGGGGATCCGGGCGGCCAAGTATTGCCATTCGCTGTCGGAACGTTTTACCCTGGAGCCGGAAGAGCTGGCGGTACTGGCCGAGCTGATGCTGCGAGGCCCCCAGACCGTGGGTGAACTGCGGACCCGTGCCGAGCGGATGCGCTCCTTTAGCGGCCTGGAAGCCGTCGAGGAGGTGCTGCAGGCCCTCATGGAGCGCGATATGCCGCTGGTGACCAGGCTTCCCCGCCAGACCGGGCGCAAGGAGCCACGCTTTGCCCATCTCTTTTCAGGCGAGCCTGAAATGACCGCCGAGGAGTATGTCGCGCCGCAGGAGACGGCTCGGGTCAGGGTGGCGGCAGAGAACGAGCGGATCGGGCGGCTTGAGGCCGAGGTCGCTGCACTGCGCGGCGAGATCGAGGTGCTGCGCGGGATGTTGGAGGAGTTCAGGCGTCAGTTCGAATAA
- a CDS encoding DUF2127 domain-containing protein, whose translation MADAGLHTIALLEGAKGALIILAGFGLLGLIHHDAQRIAEEIVRHLHFNPASRMPRIFLEAAGSVTDGRLLSLALAAFAYAVVRFVEAWGLWRGRVWAEWLGIVSGGMYLPLEIYELSRSVTAVKAGTFLVNLVIVSWLAVVRWQGARR comes from the coding sequence ATGGCCGATGCGGGGCTGCATACTATTGCCCTCCTGGAGGGGGCAAAAGGGGCGCTGATCATCCTCGCGGGGTTCGGGCTATTGGGGCTCATTCATCACGATGCCCAGCGGATTGCCGAAGAGATCGTGCGGCATCTCCATTTCAACCCTGCCAGCCGCATGCCCCGCATCTTCCTGGAGGCGGCAGGGTCGGTCACCGACGGCAGGTTGCTGTCATTGGCCCTTGCCGCTTTTGCCTATGCGGTTGTCCGCTTTGTCGAGGCCTGGGGGCTCTGGCGCGGGAGGGTTTGGGCGGAGTGGCTCGGCATCGTCTCGGGCGGCATGTACCTCCCTCTGGAGATCTACGAGCTGTCCCGCTCCGTAACCGCGGTCAAGGCCGGGACCTTCCTGGTGAACCTCGTCATCGTGTCCTGGCTCGCGGTCGTGCGCTGGCAGGGTGCCAGGAGATAG
- a CDS encoding acryloyl-CoA reductase, producing MVNNELRFKALVVEKEGDGSFSRSIRERTLADLPEGDLVVRVHYSSLNYKDALSATGHPGVTRRFPHTPGIDAAGEVVSCDSDLFTPGDKVIVTGYDLGMNTPGGFGQYIRIPSAWGVKLPANLTLRESMALGTAGFTASLSILKLIQAGVTADSGDILVTGATGGVGSLAVSILAQSGYRVVAVTGKPDAADFLQALGAQAVISRDDVTRWSERPLLAERWAGAVDVAGGEILAAVLKSMRYGGAVTCCGLVGSAELSLNVYPFILRGVSLIGIDSAQCPRRTREEVWARLAAGWKPAHLESTVHECTLNGLEERIQAILSSTVRGRIVVSLGEA from the coding sequence ATGGTAAACAATGAACTCAGGTTCAAGGCACTGGTAGTGGAAAAGGAAGGGGATGGCTCGTTTTCCCGGTCGATCCGGGAGCGGACCCTGGCAGACCTGCCGGAAGGCGATCTTGTGGTGCGGGTGCATTACTCGTCGCTCAACTACAAGGATGCCCTCTCCGCCACCGGCCATCCCGGCGTGACGCGCCGGTTCCCCCATACACCCGGCATCGATGCCGCCGGAGAGGTGGTTTCCTGCGACAGCGATCTCTTTACCCCTGGGGACAAGGTGATCGTCACCGGATACGACCTGGGGATGAACACCCCCGGCGGCTTTGGCCAGTACATCCGCATTCCGTCGGCCTGGGGGGTGAAGCTCCCGGCAAACCTCACCCTTCGGGAGAGCATGGCGCTCGGTACGGCCGGATTTACCGCATCCCTCTCCATCCTCAAGCTGATCCAGGCCGGCGTGACAGCCGACTCGGGCGACATCCTGGTTACCGGAGCGACCGGCGGCGTCGGCAGTCTTGCCGTGAGCATCCTGGCCCAATCCGGCTACCGGGTCGTGGCGGTAACGGGCAAACCGGACGCTGCCGACTTCCTGCAGGCACTCGGCGCCCAGGCGGTCATCTCCAGAGACGACGTGACCCGCTGGAGCGAGCGCCCACTGCTGGCGGAGCGATGGGCCGGGGCAGTGGATGTGGCAGGTGGGGAGATCCTGGCTGCGGTGTTGAAGTCAATGCGCTACGGCGGTGCCGTCACCTGCTGCGGCCTGGTCGGCTCGGCCGAACTCAGCCTGAACGTCTACCCGTTCATCCTCAGGGGGGTAAGCCTGATCGGGATCGATTCGGCCCAGTGCCCCCGCCGGACCCGCGAAGAGGTCTGGGCCAGGCTTGCTGCCGGCTGGAAACCGGCACACCTGGAGAGCACCGTGCATGAATGCACCCTGAACGGCCTTGAGGAGCGGATCCAGGCGATCCTGAGCAGCACCGTGCGCGGGCGGATTGTGGTTTCGCTTGGCGAGGCATGA
- a CDS encoding oxidoreductase, with the protein MSRLFSPLSLRSVTFRNRIFVSPMCQYSSQQGIPTDWHLVHLGSRAVGGAGLVMVEATAVSPEGRISPDDSGIWSDEHASAFAPITRFIAEQGAIPGIQLAHAGRKASTDLPWLGGGPLTPDSRGWQPLAPSPVPFAPGHPVPQEMSTVDIAAVVRGFRAAANRALTAGFKVVEIHMAHGYLLHEFLSPLANQRTDEYGGNLENRLRLPLEIAQAVREVWPEELPLFVRISATDWVEGGWDLAQSIELSRRLKAIGIDLVDCSSGFVVPDAAIPFGPGFQTPFATAIRQHAEIVTGTVGMILEPAQAEQIIATGLADAVFLARAMLRDPYWPLHAARALGVEIPWPPQYERAKS; encoded by the coding sequence ATGAGCCGACTCTTTTCCCCACTGTCCCTGCGCAGTGTCACCTTTCGTAACCGCATATTCGTCTCCCCCATGTGCCAGTATTCGAGCCAGCAGGGCATCCCCACCGATTGGCATCTGGTTCACTTGGGGAGCCGCGCCGTGGGGGGTGCCGGTCTGGTCATGGTCGAAGCAACGGCCGTCAGTCCCGAAGGGCGCATCAGCCCGGACGACAGCGGCATCTGGAGCGACGAGCATGCCTCGGCCTTTGCCCCCATCACCCGCTTCATCGCCGAACAAGGAGCAATCCCCGGTATCCAGCTCGCCCATGCCGGGCGCAAGGCATCCACCGATCTCCCTTGGCTCGGCGGCGGGCCGCTCACCCCGGACAGCCGCGGCTGGCAGCCGCTGGCGCCGAGCCCGGTACCGTTTGCCCCCGGACATCCCGTCCCCCAGGAGATGTCGACGGTCGATATAGCCGCCGTGGTGCGCGGCTTTCGCGCCGCTGCCAACCGCGCCCTGACGGCCGGCTTCAAGGTCGTCGAGATTCACATGGCGCACGGCTACCTGCTACATGAATTCCTCTCGCCGCTGGCCAACCAGCGCACCGACGAGTACGGCGGGAATCTGGAAAACCGTCTCCGGCTGCCACTTGAGATCGCACAGGCAGTGCGCGAGGTCTGGCCGGAAGAACTCCCCCTCTTCGTCCGCATCTCGGCCACCGACTGGGTGGAAGGCGGATGGGACCTTGCCCAGTCCATCGAGCTCAGCCGCCGCCTGAAGGCGATCGGCATCGATCTCGTCGACTGCTCCAGCGGCTTTGTCGTCCCCGACGCCGCCATCCCCTTCGGCCCCGGCTTCCAGACCCCCTTTGCCACGGCAATCCGGCAGCATGCGGAGATTGTCACCGGCACGGTCGGCATGATCCTCGAACCGGCCCAGGCCGAGCAGATCATCGCCACCGGCCTGGCCGACGCGGTATTCCTGGCGCGGGCAATGTTGCGCGACCCCTACTGGCCCCTCCACGCAGCCAGGGCATTGGGGGTGGAGATCCCCTGGCCGCCGCAGTACGAACGCGCAAAGTCCTGA
- a CDS encoding NUDIX domain-containing protein, which translates to MTLTAVALVIRRGQEGPELLFIERATHEDDPWSGNIGFPGGKQENNDADLRQTAERETLEELGLDLQRAEAVGRLSDIVGAHLPVRVTCFVYILHDLPHLTLNGEIRDVFWVPLALLCEEARQVSAEVRFAGEALQAPAILLPHAEKPVLWGITFRLVRQFLEILGCPIP; encoded by the coding sequence ATGACTCTCACGGCCGTTGCGCTGGTGATACGTCGGGGGCAGGAGGGTCCCGAGCTCCTCTTTATCGAGCGGGCCACCCATGAGGATGATCCCTGGTCAGGGAACATCGGCTTTCCGGGCGGCAAGCAGGAAAATAACGATGCCGACCTGCGCCAGACCGCGGAGCGCGAGACCCTGGAGGAGCTTGGCCTCGACCTGCAGCGCGCCGAGGCAGTGGGACGCCTCTCAGACATAGTGGGGGCGCACCTGCCGGTGCGGGTGACCTGTTTCGTCTATATTCTGCACGACCTGCCGCACCTGACGCTCAACGGCGAGATCCGGGATGTCTTCTGGGTGCCGCTGGCGCTCCTCTGCGAAGAGGCCCGCCAGGTGTCGGCAGAGGTCAGGTTTGCCGGCGAGGCCCTTCAGGCCCCTGCCATTCTCCTGCCTCATGCGGAAAAGCCGGTGCTCTGGGGAATAACCTTTCGTCTGGTGCGGCAGTTCTTGGAGATACTGGGCTGCCCGATCCCGTAA